agatctcggtgaagcttcatttgttttgggaattgaaattcaccaagatagaacaaagggggtattaGGACTTTCAAAAAAGGCATACATAGAAAAGGTTCTAAAGAAGtacagtatgcatatgtgcaagcctttacctgctccaatagtcaagagCGATATATTTGGGAAATTTTAATGTCAcaggaaccagtatgagatcgatcaaatgaaagcggttccgtatgcttcagctgtcggaagtctacagtatgctcaagtttgtacacgccctgacttagcatttggtaccgggatacttggcagatatcaaagtaatccaggacagACACACTGGATCATGGTAAAGAAAACTTTACattatgtgcaaggcacaaaaggcctcatgctaacatacagaaaatccgatTTCCTAGAAATAGAAGGGTATTCAGATGCGGATTTTGCAAGGGACatcgatgaccgaaagtccaTATCCGGTAATGTGTTCACACTCAcagggggagctatatcgtggaaaagctctaAACAAAGTgtcactgcatcatcgacgatgtacgctgaatttgtggcatgttatgaggcctcggggaTGGTCGTGCTTCCCACTGCTCCAGCCGTTGGCGCCGCCGTCCATGACAACGCCGCCACGACCGTGAGGCTGCTACGACACTCGCCGCTGCCATAGCGCAGATCTGCATCACCGAACCCGAGATGGCCACCTCCAGTTCAAGcggtggtgatggtctctcCCTCATCTCTTTGTGtactctcttctccctctctttGTTCTAGATCTATGACTCTTTTGTACTAATGAAAAGGAAAGTCAATGGAAAACCCACTCGATCTGTGTCTGGCCGATCCTAAAAGTCTAACACATCCGCCTCAATGATACCATCCGCGCTCGCCTCCGCGGGGACGCCGCGGCCGGTGCGGGGTGCACCAGCAGCGGCAGCGATTTTGTGATTTGGCTAGTTTGTTGGAGTTTATAGAAATATGGAGAGAAAATTTTAACCAAATGGATAGCTAAATAGGAATATGGAGAGTGAGATTTGACTAGACTTTTGAAGATGCTCTTACATATTTCTCGCCAAAAAAAAACCATATGCTACATATTTCCCCATGGCTAGAAAGAGCGCGAACGAAGCAGATCAGCTTCCCTAGGGCGCGTCGCTATCTCCCGGTGCTTCTTTGCGGCGCGCAAGCATCTCGGCGAGCGCGCGGGAGTGTGGCCACTCCGGGTTCCCCCGTGACGCGGCCTCCCGGAACATGGCCTCGGCGCGCGCCAGCGAATCGTCCGCCGTGTCCTGCACCATCCTACCGTGAAGAACATCCGCCGCGCCACTATGTGTGGCCCGCGTGATCGGCTTCCTCGTGTCGGCGAACTCCACCTCCGCCAGCGGCGACGGCTTGTGCGTCCGGTAGTACTCCCTGTCCTCCTCCCTCACCTTCCTCGCCTGCGACGACatgacgcggcggcggtgaagcagGTCGCCGTGGATGGCCTTGAGGTGACAATTAAGGCGGAGAGCTCGTACCACCGTTGCCGCCATGTCTTCCTGCTGGATGGATTTCTGAAGTGGTAGTACTTGGCAGCTGCAGGCTCTGTCTCCTTTTGATTTTGCTTGTTAACACTAACGCAGGGTCACTCACGGCTCTGTCATGTATTAATACTGAGAGGAAAAGATGATTCGAGAGAGTGTATGAGATGGAAGACACGAGTATAATCGGGCATGGAGGCTCTTGATCCTCTTGTCTGGAACGTCCGGGAAGAACCAAAACAGGCGGTGGCGGCAAATAGATTCGAGACGCCTGTAATGTCAACCGTATCGCGTCTTGGGCTGTGTAACATTGTAGCTGGGCCATGCACGTGGCACGTCCATCTGAGATCTGACGGCTTGGCCCGGATGAGGGCATGGTCTGAACGGAACGGGTGCGCGTCACGCTGACAGAAGCACACACGACTACAGAATATGCCTTTGTTCCAcaccatttgtcccggcagcctttgggcccgggacaataggtggcttttatcccgggtccaacggctagccgggccagcgggagacagggccttttgtcccggttagagacaccaaccgggacaaaatgagggccttttgtcccggttggtgtctccaaccgggacaaaatgggggcattttgtcccggttggtgtctccaaccgggacaaaaggcattGGCCCCCcgtatccccttccctctccccccgcccgagccattcagctcacttgtttcttgctgttctcggctcgggagagaggagttcttgctcatttcttcaccacatttgtgaagatctttgattccccgtccatccatcggcgctaaaggtttggtgcttatttttctcttcttctttggcttgtatagctcatttcatgttttagaaatagagaaaatgtatagctagctcatttcttggacatttagctagatttgCATATGTAGGgtctgattttcttttagatttagatgagtatgtggatagtagaaatttttagaatgagtgtacaCACTTCATGTGATATACTTGTatacatgaccatattgtggatagttgatttttgtattcatgaatgaattaatgaaatgagtatattagaattttttgtattatgaatggattattctgatactctagtgatgtaattattcaggctcacattgaaaccatctagaagctaaaaaaatctttatttcgaaacaagtatacgtcgttaatctccatccaacagtgatggcactacctttcgggaatacacgatgcgctataagcacgtcgcgaatcggttggtcgcataaccagcacttccgattgataagaagacagtatttgacgcagtcagcatggccgttgttgtactaagagcatatcaacgagcatgctgcctgtgccaagtgatgtgcctattaatcgtaaatgttggtgctgcgactggccgattggtgacatccttgtaccgcaccgtgtccccccgaaaggcagtgtcatcaccacagggttgaggttactgacatatacattttcagaaataaaggtttatttttcttctagagggtttctggatattaaaaagagtgtactcctggaactgaagggtgtcaaagtaattagaagttatagagaattctttcaattaattagagatttcttgagaattaatgatacatttcgtcttttttatatgatttcattgttatttgcaagagttattaatctgatcattgtaattgtaatagtaaataatttttgcattgtaatggtaagaatttataattttgtggaaaataaaggtatttttcagtaaaatatggcctcagcagctggagagagtggcaccggtgggggtgatcgttgtccttctggagagaagggcacaactcgagtaggtcgtcggtccaaaaaaacctagtgcttttcatagggcagcgctccgttatttggaaaaagaatatagagaatgcatggcaag
This genomic interval from Panicum virgatum strain AP13 chromosome 8K, P.virgatum_v5, whole genome shotgun sequence contains the following:
- the LOC120646372 gene encoding uncharacterized protein LOC120646372, which codes for MAATVVRALRLNCHLKAIHGDLLHRRRVMSSQARKVREEDREYYRTHKPSPLAEVEFADTRKPITRATHSGAADVLHGRMVQDTADDSLARAEAMFREAASRGNPEWPHSRALAEMLARRKEAPGDSDAP